The Helianthus annuus cultivar XRQ/B chromosome 16, HanXRQr2.0-SUNRISE, whole genome shotgun sequence genome includes a window with the following:
- the LOC110920348 gene encoding uncharacterized protein LOC110920348, whose product MTEAARKRFFQIHELEELRDMAYARSLGIKEKTKLLHDRRLRKVKEFSKGDKVLLYNSRLKLFAGKLKSKWSGPYMVHYVFPHGAVEIMDETDGRSWTVNDHRLKHYIGGAINKDGREETPLEIPPKAAN is encoded by the coding sequence ATGACCGAAGCCGCTAGGAAGCGATTCTTTCAAATTCATGAGTTAGAGGAACTTAGGGATATGGCGTATGCTCGATCTTTGGGAATCAAAGAGAAAACGAAATTGTTACATGATAGAAGGTTGAGAAAAGTGAAGGAGTTTAGCAAAGGCGACAAAGTGCTTCTTTATAATTCAAGGTTGAAGCTTTTTGCGGGTAAGTTGAAATCAAAGTGGTCGGGACCTTATATGGTTCATTACGTGTTTCCGCATGGAGCGGTGGAGATCATGGATGAGACGGATGGCCGTAGTTGGACGGTGAACGACCATCGTTTGAAACACTACATTGGAGGAGCGATAAACAAGGACGGGAGGGAAGAAACTCCTCTCGAAATCCCACCAAAAGCCGCCAACTAG
- the LOC110920347 gene encoding uncharacterized protein LOC110920347 produces MPKCAKFLKDLLRNKEKLGELSNVPLNGGCSAVVLNKLPEKLTDPGIFTIPCLFGSNTNTRALADLGDSINLMPFSLYEKLDLGELAPTRMTLSLADRSVKYPRGIVENLLVKVDKFVFPADFVILDMETDERVPIILGRPFLRTAKALIDVYDGKITLRVGEERVTFEIDRSMNHPSGSDDYSGPCHSVYFLNSFISCVDHCLEYISGADLVVGEKVEEEVKSVDEVEEEGIPLIPDVLAVSDDTTQTPPLELKVLPSHLEYAFLGEGSELPVIISSALEESEKLRLLDVLRANKEAIAWRLSDIKGISPSYYTHRILMEDDYKPVV; encoded by the coding sequence ATGCCTAAATGCGCGAAATTCTTGAAAGATCTTCTTAGAAACAAAGAGAAGTTGGGGGAGTTGTCGAACGTTCCGTTGAACGGAGGGTGTTCCGCTGTTGTGTTAAATAAGCTTCCCGAAAAGCTTACCGATCCCGGTATTTTTACCATTCCTTGTCTATTCGGTAGTAATACCAACACTAGAGCTTTAGCCGACTTAGGTGATAGCATTAACTTAATGCCCTTTTCTCTTTATGAGAAGCTAGACCTAGGAGAGCTTGCACCTACCCGAATGACATTATCCTTAGCCGATCGGTCCGTTAAATACCCTAGGGGTATAGTTGAGAACTTGCTAGTTAAGGTAGACAAATTCGTGTTTCCCGCCGATTTCGTAATTCTTGATATGGAAACGGATGAGAGAGTCCCCATTATACTAGGTCGTCCATTCTTGCGTACCGCTAAAGCTCTCATAGACGTTTACGATGGTAAGATCACCCTTAGGGTCGGTGAGGAGAGAGTTACTTTTGAGATAGACCGTTCCATGAACCACCCGAGTGGTTCGGATGACTATAGTGGTCCTTGCCATTCCGTCTATTTCTTGAATTCGTTCATCTCGTGTGTTGATCATTGCTTAGAGTATATTAGTGGTGCGGACCTAGTGGTAGGAGAGAAGGTAGAAGAGGAGGTGAAGAGTGTAGATGAAGTTGAAGAGGAGGGGATTCCTTTAATCCCCGATGTGTTAGCGGTTAGTGATGACACCACCCAAACCCCACCCTTAGAGCTTAAGGTACTTCCATCTCATCTAGAGTATGCTTTCTTAGGGGAGGGTTCCGAGCTACCCGTTATTATTTCATCCGCGTTAGAGGAAAGTGAGAAATTGAGGTTGTTGGATGTGTTGAGGGCCAACAAAGAGGCCATTGCATGGAGGTTGTCCGACATCAAGGGCATAAGCCCTTCTTATTACACTCACCGGATACTCATGGAGGATGATTATAAACCGGTGGTGTAA